CACCAGGCTGAACAGGACCCCGATCGCGCCCAACGCCGTCATGGCGAACCAGGACGCGATCATCACCACGTGCACGGTGACGATGAGCGCCACCGCCCACCGCCGCTTCAGCACCGCGCAGGTCGCGATCAGGGCGACGATCAGCCCCAACACCAGGTAGCCCGTGCCCGTCCCGATCCCGCCGCCGAGCTTCGCGACCACCGGCAGCGCCAGGGCGACGACGATCGCCTCCAGGATGAGCGTCCCGGCCATCACGCCCCGGAACGACTTCATCGGGTCCTTCTTCGGCGCGGGCACCGGAGCGGGCTCGGTCATGACGGGGCCTTCCCGAACAGGGCGCGGGCCTCGCCGGCGGTGACCACCGAGCCCGTCACCACGACGCCGCCGCCGGACACCACGCCGCCGTCGTCGTCCTCCTCCGCCAGCCGCACGGCCTCCTCGATCGCGTCGACCAGG
This DNA window, taken from Saccharothrix variisporea, encodes the following:
- a CDS encoding DUF4233 domain-containing protein; translation: MTEPAPVPAPKKDPMKSFRGVMAGTLILEAIVVALALPVVAKLGGGIGTGTGYLVLGLIVALIATCAVLKRRWAVALIVTVHVVMIASWFAMTALGAIGVLFSLVWVYLLWLRRDVAKRMAEGRLPSQQS